The proteins below come from a single candidate division WOR-3 bacterium genomic window:
- a CDS encoding 4Fe-4S dicluster domain-containing protein, which produces MKVLKLKKQYLKDYLHVLRSWGEVYGPVKQEDKYVYDLLDDLDKLDTRMLRTILPAKKFLVPPRFTTFTFKDHTYEPELNNLPNRVVFGVHPCEIHGIVILDKFFLERFPDPYYAERRRRTAILGLSCVPDDKCFAKSTNTHFAEFGFDLAFNDLDDFFLVWVGSSLGDDLIRLKLELFDEEIKQSDLQKYMEWRAWRDAQYKLNLDLTAMPDIMELNYESPLWEKLGEKCLACGACSMVCPTCPCYNVIDQIRPNKTEGKRERLWDSCMYKQFALVAGGHNFREKRSQRVRLWYTHKLKAFITEFGKAACVGCGRCIDTCPVEINVKTVVSELKGGK; this is translated from the coding sequence ATGAAGGTCCTTAAGCTAAAAAAACAATATCTTAAAGATTATCTTCATGTTTTACGGAGCTGGGGTGAAGTTTATGGTCCCGTAAAACAAGAAGATAAATATGTGTATGATTTATTAGACGATTTAGATAAATTAGACACCCGAATGCTGCGCACGATTCTGCCGGCCAAAAAATTTCTTGTACCCCCACGCTTTACTACCTTTACCTTTAAAGACCACACGTATGAGCCGGAACTAAATAATTTACCCAACCGGGTGGTCTTTGGAGTCCATCCGTGCGAAATTCACGGCATCGTGATCTTAGATAAATTCTTTCTAGAACGGTTTCCAGACCCCTATTATGCCGAACGGCGCCGGCGCACGGCAATTTTAGGACTTTCCTGTGTGCCTGATGATAAATGTTTTGCCAAGTCCACTAACACCCATTTTGCCGAATTTGGTTTTGATTTAGCCTTCAATGACTTAGACGATTTCTTCTTAGTCTGGGTTGGTTCATCATTAGGCGATGACTTAATTAGATTGAAGCTGGAATTATTTGACGAAGAGATAAAACAGTCTGATCTTCAGAAGTATATGGAATGGCGAGCCTGGCGTGATGCCCAATATAAGTTAAATCTCGATCTCACAGCAATGCCCGATATTATGGAACTAAACTACGAAAGCCCGCTGTGGGAAAAACTGGGTGAAAAATGTCTGGCCTGTGGAGCCTGTTCCATGGTTTGTCCGACTTGTCCTTGTTATAACGTCATCGACCAAATTCGACCCAATAAAACCGAGGGCAAACGAGAACGGCTATGGGATTCCTGTATGTATAAGCAGTTTGCCTTAGTCGCCGGTGGCCATAACTTCCGAGAAAAACGCTCGCAGCGTGTTCGGTTATGGTATACTCATAAACTAAAAGCCTTTATTACGGAATTTGGCAAAGCAGCCTGCGTTGGTTGTGGTCGCTGTATCGACACTTGTCCGGTTGAGATAAATGTTAAAACTGTGGTTAGTGAATTAAAAG